Below is a window of Oscillatoria salina IIICB1 DNA.
AAAAAAGTGCAACAACATTTATTTGAACCTTTCTTTACTACTAAACCCGTTGGTAAAGGAACTGGTTTAGGTTTAGCTATTTCCTACTCAATTATTGTCGAAAAACATCACGGTCAAATTAAATGTGTTTCTGAATTGGGAAAGGGAACTGAGTTTATTATCGAAATCCCTATTCATCAGGAGAAAAGGAGGTGATTGGGGATTGGGGACTGGGGATTGGGGATTGGGGATTGGGGATTGGTAAATGCGGCTACGTGATAATTGATAATTGCTTAACTTAGTTCAGCGACAATCTGATTATCTAGGAGAGTTTCATTGGTTAATAAATCCTCGACATTAATTCGCAAAGAACGTTGTTCGTCAACCCAAATTGATTGGGGACTGGGGATTGGTGATTGGGGACTGGGATTAGGGATTGGTTAACTTAATTCAGCGACAATTTGGTTGTTGAGGAGAGTTTCATTAGTTAATAAATCCTCGACATTAATTCGCAAAGAACGTTGTTCGTCAACCCAAAATGAAACCTTGACGCGATCGCTGCCTGGGTGTCCTAATGGGGTAAGCTGGGCAATAGTTCTTGCACCGTTGCGATCGTTTAAAGCTTGTACTGTAGTTGAACCTGTATTTACTGTACGAGTAATTAAGCGAGATCCATCGAAATAAACTTCTGTGGCGGCGGTTTCTGCGCCTAATTCACCGATAATTAATTCAATACTGGGCTGATTTTCTACGGATGCGCCTAATTTCAATTCTACGGGATTAAGCATCGGATAAGGTTGTCCGGCTTTGACAATCGGATGCCAACTGTGGCATTTTTGACGGTGATTCCAGTAGCGAATGCCGTAACTGTGGTAAAGAAAGTCTTTGAGTTGAAAGCCTTGGGCTAATTGTAATGCGCCGTGAGCGATCGCCTCGAAGGGTTTTTGACATTTCACTCGCTTCATGTCATATTGCTCTACCCAATCTTGGACTGCGGGAATTTGGACAGTACCGCCTACTAATAATACTGCGTCAATATCAGCCGCTTCAATTCCTTGCCGCCTTCCTTGCTGCAAAACTGCTGTCATCAACCCGTCAAGTTGGTCAAAAAATTGTCTTTCTTGGAGAATCTGATTAAACTCATCTCGATTTAATTCTAACTCGTAGGTTTCTAATGTCTCATCATTAAAATAAATCTCACTCGCTTGTGGTTGCGAAGATAATTTTATTTTCAATCTTTCCGCTAAAC
It encodes the following:
- a CDS encoding Hsp70 family protein, coding for MTIAIDFGTSNTVIARWNAATQQPETLSLPGISQQIAKNPPLIPSLAYVEDASVGEVIIGQTVRDRGLDLANDPRFFRSFKRGIGAEIQGFLPELDEKTVTFEQVGEWFLAEIISKLQTQESSDSLFLTVPIDSFEAYRHWLTKVCQSLPVEQVRILDEPTAAALGYAAEGEVLLVIDFGGGTLDLSLVRVDLGAKNQQKPTGFILKWGEKLLGENSNQRPKTARVLAKAGANLGGSDLDNWLVDYFAEKQGLAKSPLTLRLAERLKIKLSSQPQASEIYFNDETLETYELELNRDEFNQILQERQFFDQLDGLMTAVLQQGRRQGIEAADIDAVLLVGGTVQIPAVQDWVEQYDMKRVKCQKPFEAIAHGALQLAQGFQLKDFLYHSYGIRYWNHRQKCHSWHPIVKAGQPYPMLNPVELKLGASVENQPSIELIIGELGAETAATEVYFDGSRLITRTVNTGSTTVQALNDRNGARTIAQLTPLGHPGSDRVKVSFWVDEQRSLRINVEDLLTNETLLNNQIVAELS